CTAATCTACTCTTAAACTACAAAAATTGGCTTAAATTTTTATTTTGATTTAAATCTTTTAACATATAATTGAAAAAATTATAAAAAGCTCTAACCAAGCTTAAGAAGGTACTTTATGCTAATCGATAAATATGGTCGGGTTGTTGATTATTTAAGGATTTCTGTAACTCAGCGTTGCAACTTTAGGTGTAGGTATTGTATGCCTACAACGCCATTTAGCTGGACGCCAAGAGAGAATTTATTAACCTTTGAAGAGCTATTTTTATTTGTAAAAGTGGCTATCGATGAAGGTATAAAAAAGATAAGAATCACTGGTGGCGAACCGCTTGTACGTAAGGATTTGGACGTTTTTATAAAAATGATAAGTGATTATAATCCAGACATCGATCTAGCACTTACTACAAATGGCTATATGCTTTCACACTTTGCTAAAAGGCTAAAAGACGCTGGACTAAAGCGCATAAACATGTCACTTGATACACTAAATGAGCAAAAGGCTAAATTTATCGCACAAAAAAGCGTCTTGCACGAAGTTTTAGCTGGCTTTGAAGCGGCTCATGATGCTGGATTAAAAGTAAAAATCAACACTGTCGCACTAAAAGGTGTAAATGATGATGAGCTTATAAATTTGCTCGAGTTTGCTAAATTTAGAGATTCCCAGATCAGATTTATTGAGTATATGGAAAATTCACACGCTAAAGATGATCTAAAAGGGTTAAGTAGCGATGAAATTTTAAAAATCATCTCACAAAAATATAATGTTACAAGAGATGGAAAACTACCAAATGCGCCTGCGTCTATTTATAGACTTGATGATGGTTATAAATTTGGCATCATAGATCCACACAAGCACGACTTTTGCGAGAGTTGCAACCGTATCAGACTAAGTGCTGAAGGACTTTTGATACCTTGCCTTTACTTTGAAGAGGCTCTTAGCATCAAAAAAGCGGTTGAAAAAGGTGATATCGTAGCTGCAAGTGAAATTTTAAGGCAAGTACTAGCAAATAAGCCAAAAGAGAACAAATGGGCGATAGGCGCTAGCAATGAAACCTCTTCGCGTGCCTTTTATCAAACTGGTGGTTGATGAGCAAAGAGCTAGAGCTAGTTGAAGCGTTTTTAAGTATCCAAGGCGAGGGGGCTTACCAAGGCAGACTCGCTATATTTTTACGATTTTTAGGCTGCAACTTAAACTGCTCTGGCTTTGGCGTGCAAACAAAGTCTTTAAAAACCGGCGAAAGCTTACTAGGATGCGATAGTATAAGGGCTGTTTTTAAAGGGCATTTTAATTATAAAATTTACAGTGTAGATGAAATTTTAGGCTTAGTTGATAACCTATGCAAAGGCTTAATGCAAAAACCTATCATTGTTTTGACTGGTGGCGAGCCGCTCATCTGGTATGAAAATGAAAATTTTATAAATTTGGTAAAGAAATTGCTTGAAGATTATGAAGTGCATTTTGAGACGAATGGCACCATCTTAATTGATTTTGCTAAATATGAAATTTATAAAAAATGCCATTTTGCACTTGGTGTAAAGCTAGCAAATAGCGGAGTTAATGAACAAAAACGCATAAATTTAGACGCTATTTTAGCTATTAAAAATAATGCAAGAAGTAGCTTTTTAAAATTTGTCCTCTCGCACTTTGACAAAAGCGAGTTGGACGAGATTATAAATATAAAAAATCAAGTTGATTTGCCAGTTTGGTGTATGGCAATAGGGGCAAATAAAGCTGAGCTAAACGAAAATGCTTTAAAAACAGCAGAATTTGCCATAAAGCATGGATTTAACTACTCAGAGCGTATCCACATCAGGCTTTGGAGCGATAAAGAAGGTGTTTGATGATTATTAGAAAGCTTTTTAGATTTGAAAATGCACATATTGTGAGATTTTGCAGCTCAAAGCGTTGTAGGACTAGCATCCACGGGCATAGCTATGTGGCTGAAATTTTACTTAGCTCAAATTTTCTTGATAACGCCGGCATGGTCTATGATTTTGGCTTGATGAAGCAAAATATAAAAACGATCATTGACAGTTTTGATCACGCTACGACAATATTTTCAGGCGATAATGATGAATATAAAAATGATCTAAAAAAGCACTCGGCAAGATGGATCGAGATCCCGTTAAATCCAAGTGCAGAGCAGTTTTGCCGTATATTTTTTGTACTCATAGAAAGACTACTTGAGCTTAGCGTGATGAAAAACGGCGAGCGTGAAGTGAAGCTTCATAGCATTATCGTGCATGAGACTGATACAGGCTATGCACAGTGCTTTAAAGAGGACGCCATAAATGTGCAAATGGGCGAGATAAAGCTAGATGAGATCAAATTTTCAGACGCTATCATAGAAGAGTGGGAAGATAAAAATTTATTTGAGAAGATTAAAAATAGGTTAAAAATAGAAATTCCAAAGGACGTTTGATGAAAAAAATTATAACTTCTTTTTTATTTATAGCTGGTCTATTTGCGGGTTGTGGAGATAAAGATGAGGCTAG
This window of the Campylobacter concisus genome carries:
- a CDS encoding 6-pyruvoyl trahydropterin synthase family protein, translated to MIIRKLFRFENAHIVRFCSSKRCRTSIHGHSYVAEILLSSNFLDNAGMVYDFGLMKQNIKTIIDSFDHATTIFSGDNDEYKNDLKKHSARWIEIPLNPSAEQFCRIFFVLIERLLELSVMKNGEREVKLHSIIVHETDTGYAQCFKEDAINVQMGEIKLDEIKFSDAIIEEWEDKNLFEKIKNRLKIEIPKDV
- the moaA gene encoding GTP 3',8-cyclase MoaA — its product is MLIDKYGRVVDYLRISVTQRCNFRCRYCMPTTPFSWTPRENLLTFEELFLFVKVAIDEGIKKIRITGGEPLVRKDLDVFIKMISDYNPDIDLALTTNGYMLSHFAKRLKDAGLKRINMSLDTLNEQKAKFIAQKSVLHEVLAGFEAAHDAGLKVKINTVALKGVNDDELINLLEFAKFRDSQIRFIEYMENSHAKDDLKGLSSDEILKIISQKYNVTRDGKLPNAPASIYRLDDGYKFGIIDPHKHDFCESCNRIRLSAEGLLIPCLYFEEALSIKKAVEKGDIVAASEILRQVLANKPKENKWAIGASNETSSRAFYQTGG
- a CDS encoding 7-carboxy-7-deazaguanine synthase QueE — encoded protein: MSKELELVEAFLSIQGEGAYQGRLAIFLRFLGCNLNCSGFGVQTKSLKTGESLLGCDSIRAVFKGHFNYKIYSVDEILGLVDNLCKGLMQKPIIVLTGGEPLIWYENENFINLVKKLLEDYEVHFETNGTILIDFAKYEIYKKCHFALGVKLANSGVNEQKRINLDAILAIKNNARSSFLKFVLSHFDKSELDEIINIKNQVDLPVWCMAIGANKAELNENALKTAEFAIKHGFNYSERIHIRLWSDKEGV